A region of uncultured Carboxylicivirga sp. DNA encodes the following proteins:
- a CDS encoding phosphatase PAP2 family protein, with protein MRIAFWVTAMIVLWGQTIVAQMDNKPFKLRSISGDTVFLKPNLDTNLELRLDDHINIEPQFDWDYQMPKAYQFTTSNHFKKSLIAPAVLLSVGLYSGSAENTYSGIGKHTINNNIQEEFAGFHSSVDDYLQWGPIAMAYSLQSFGLRGKHDTWTSTKLLIKSELLTAAVVRVLKETTNNVRPDGKGEASFPSGHTSQAFVAATFLHREYGHISPFYSIAGYTMAATVGTMRMLNQRHWFNDVTVGAAMGIAFTNLVYWQYDRRQSKKKQNVTAFPAITDKGAAVAMLVQF; from the coding sequence ATGAGAATTGCATTTTGGGTAACTGCAATGATTGTTTTGTGGGGACAAACAATCGTTGCTCAAATGGATAACAAGCCATTTAAATTAAGATCAATCAGTGGTGACACTGTCTTTTTAAAGCCAAATCTTGATACTAATCTGGAATTAAGATTAGATGATCACATTAATATTGAACCTCAATTTGATTGGGATTATCAAATGCCCAAAGCATACCAGTTTACAACATCAAATCATTTTAAAAAGTCTTTAATTGCACCAGCTGTGTTATTAAGCGTAGGATTGTATTCAGGAAGCGCTGAAAATACATATTCAGGTATTGGAAAGCATACCATTAACAACAATATACAGGAAGAATTTGCTGGTTTTCACTCGTCTGTAGATGACTATTTGCAATGGGGGCCAATAGCTATGGCTTACAGTTTGCAATCATTTGGTTTGAGAGGGAAACATGATACCTGGACCAGTACAAAACTGCTGATTAAATCGGAGCTTTTAACAGCTGCGGTGGTCAGGGTGTTAAAAGAAACTACGAACAATGTTCGGCCTGATGGAAAAGGTGAAGCTTCTTTTCCTTCCGGGCATACGAGTCAGGCCTTTGTTGCGGCAACATTTCTACACCGTGAATATGGACATATCAGTCCTTTCTACAGTATAGCAGGTTATACAATGGCAGCAACTGTTGGAACGATGCGAATGTTAAATCAACGTCACTGGTTTAACGATGTTACCGTAGGTGCAGCCATGGGAATTGCATTTACAAATCTGGTTTACTGGCAATACGACAGGAGACAATCCAAAAAGAAACAAAATGTGACAGCATTTCCTGCTATAACTGACAAAGGAGCAGCTGTAGCCATGCTGGTTCAGTTTTAG
- a CDS encoding S41 family peptidase, protein MKNTRNQILMPVIFALLVVLGIFIGRNFMPAPSGKGNPLMIYPQTSKLDALMDHIVNEYVDTVDREAIEESIIPEILKELDPHTVYIPAKDLLKVNEELQGNFGGIGVQFSMQDDTVLVISVISGGPSEKVGLLPGDRIVMVDDSIIAGKNIDNNEVMKRLRGEMGTQVKVGVVRRPSAEIIPYTITRGSIPMYSVDVSYMVEDNIGYIKVDRFAQTTYQEFLTALAKLKANKCEKIIVDMRGNSGGLLDIAIQMCNEFLASKELIVYTEGKSQPRQDVYANGAGSCQDTKVIVLIDEFSASASEIFAGAIQDNDRGLVVGRRSFGKGLVQQQIPLPDGSALRLTVARYYTPSGRCIQKPYDNGIEDYYHDFYNRLQHGELFNKDSIEFDESLAYKTKTGRTVYGGGGIMPDVFVPRDTTVITDYFVSLRSNGIIYRYALQYSDNHRQELEQLRTAAAISKKLESNGMMADFLAYAKDKGVKFNKEQFEISKVLIKQEIKAYIARNIIDNEGFYPIIHEVDEVFIKALEEAKKL, encoded by the coding sequence ATGAAGAATACACGTAATCAGATATTGATGCCGGTAATTTTTGCCCTGTTAGTTGTACTGGGCATTTTCATTGGCAGAAATTTTATGCCTGCACCGTCAGGTAAAGGAAATCCTTTAATGATATATCCTCAAACCAGCAAATTAGATGCGTTGATGGATCATATTGTGAATGAATATGTAGATACGGTTGATCGCGAAGCCATTGAAGAATCAATTATACCTGAAATCTTAAAGGAACTGGATCCTCATACTGTTTATATTCCTGCTAAAGACTTGCTCAAAGTAAATGAAGAGTTACAAGGGAATTTTGGAGGTATTGGTGTGCAGTTTAGTATGCAGGATGATACGGTATTGGTAATAAGTGTTATTTCCGGAGGTCCTTCTGAAAAAGTGGGTTTATTACCGGGAGATCGCATTGTAATGGTTGATGATTCAATTATCGCAGGCAAAAATATCGACAACAACGAAGTCATGAAACGTCTCCGTGGCGAGATGGGAACACAGGTTAAAGTTGGTGTGGTTCGTCGTCCAAGTGCAGAAATAATACCTTATACCATTACTCGTGGAAGCATTCCGATGTATAGTGTGGATGTGAGTTATATGGTTGAGGATAATATTGGATATATTAAAGTGGATCGTTTTGCACAGACAACATATCAGGAATTTTTAACCGCGCTGGCTAAGTTAAAGGCAAATAAGTGTGAAAAGATAATTGTCGATATGCGCGGAAATTCAGGTGGTTTGCTTGATATTGCCATTCAAATGTGTAATGAGTTTTTGGCCTCTAAGGAACTGATAGTTTATACCGAAGGTAAATCACAGCCTCGTCAGGATGTTTATGCTAATGGTGCCGGATCTTGTCAGGATACTAAAGTGATTGTATTAATTGATGAGTTTTCAGCTTCGGCAAGTGAGATTTTTGCAGGTGCAATTCAGGATAATGACCGAGGCCTGGTAGTAGGTCGACGTTCATTTGGTAAAGGATTGGTACAACAGCAAATTCCATTGCCCGATGGATCTGCTCTTCGTTTAACGGTTGCCCGTTATTATACACCAAGTGGACGTTGTATTCAAAAGCCTTATGATAATGGTATAGAGGATTACTATCACGACTTTTATAATCGACTGCAGCATGGCGAATTATTTAATAAAGACAGTATTGAGTTCGATGAATCATTAGCCTATAAGACTAAAACCGGACGTACCGTATACGGTGGTGGTGGTATCATGCCTGATGTTTTTGTTCCGCGCGACACAACTGTTATTACCGACTATTTTGTCAGCTTGCGTTCGAACGGAATTATTTATAGATATGCTTTACAGTATTCTGATAATCATCGTCAGGAATTGGAACAATTAAGAACTGCCGCTGCGATCAGCAAGAAGCTGGAAAGCAATGGTATGATGGCTGATTTTCTTGCCTATGCAAAAGATAAAGGAGTTAAGTTTAATAAGGAACAGTTCGAGATTTCAAAAGTGTTGATTAAGCAGGAGATTAAAGCTTATATCGCCCGAAATATTATTGATAATGAAGGCTTCTACCCAATTATTCACGAAGTGGATGAAGTGTTTATTAAAGCACTTGAAGAAGCTAAAAAATTATAG
- a CDS encoding dCMP deaminase family protein: protein METPLEQKDSKQFLLDQRYLAMARIWSQNSYCNRRQVGALIVKNKMIISDGYNGTPSGFENECEDCNNITKPYVLHAEANAITKVARSNNSSDGATLYVTASPCIECAKLIIQAGIKRVVFTEKYHKDDGIKLLERAEIEIVHIEQEII, encoded by the coding sequence ATGGAAACACCATTAGAGCAAAAAGACAGTAAACAATTTCTGCTTGATCAGCGATATCTGGCGATGGCCCGAATTTGGTCACAGAATTCATACTGTAATCGTCGGCAGGTGGGTGCACTTATCGTTAAAAATAAGATGATAATAAGCGATGGTTATAACGGAACACCATCTGGTTTTGAAAACGAATGTGAAGACTGTAATAATATAACCAAGCCTTATGTGCTTCATGCCGAGGCAAATGCAATAACAAAAGTGGCCCGGTCAAACAATAGTTCTGATGGTGCAACTTTATATGTTACGGCATCTCCGTGCATCGAGTGTGCCAAACTAATTATTCAGGCAGGAATCAAAAGAGTTGTTTTTACCGAAAAATATCACAAAGATGACGGTATTAAATTACTGGAGCGGGCTGAAATAGAAATAGTTCATATTGAACAAGAAATAATATAA
- a CDS encoding M14 family metallopeptidase: MILRVLLLIFAVTTVSNLLSQEKLTVAEASDYLKTSDYNEVMEMVQWLDDQSEYIRIENIAKTTEGFEVPMLVIANPMISSVEELKKDDRIVVYIQANIHAGEVEGKEASLMLARDILKKTNKKYLKNAIVLIVPNLNADGNEKRSDQNRTHQNGPKVVGIRYNGQNLDLNRDALKLESPEIRGVIGNILNKWDPAITVDCHTTNGSYHEEPITFTWMMNPNGDRQLINYMRDKMMPAVHERLGNHYNTLNCFYGEFVDRLEPQKGWIMYASEGRYLTNYIGVRNRLAILNENYVYADYKSRVLGCYNLLWSILDYAIENKTDIKKMLNEADERTIARAYQEEVRDSFALTFKGQPTPDTVTILAFESEYSHTENGWKQYKKTDRKITVSAPYIADYFAESTIAYPKAYVLSNPIKEVTDVLDVHGIKYELIAEDKDMDVEEFQFSDISPAKRLNQGHYLNEIEGKWVVLNMTFSKGSLIIPMDQPLANVISYLLEAQSDDGLLKWNFFDRYIVPQWGSNYYPYPVYRVVQ, encoded by the coding sequence ATGATTCTACGTGTCCTACTCTTAATTTTTGCTGTTACTACAGTTTCTAATCTATTATCTCAGGAGAAGCTAACCGTTGCAGAAGCTTCTGATTATTTGAAAACTTCAGATTATAATGAAGTGATGGAAATGGTACAATGGCTCGATGATCAATCGGAATATATACGAATCGAAAACATTGCCAAAACAACAGAAGGGTTTGAGGTGCCTATGCTGGTTATCGCTAATCCTATGATTTCCTCAGTGGAAGAATTAAAAAAGGATGATAGGATAGTTGTTTATATTCAGGCAAATATTCATGCCGGCGAAGTAGAAGGGAAAGAGGCAAGTCTGATGTTGGCTCGCGATATTCTTAAAAAAACAAATAAAAAATATTTGAAAAATGCCATCGTTTTAATCGTTCCTAATCTTAATGCTGATGGAAATGAAAAACGAAGCGATCAAAACAGGACTCATCAAAATGGTCCTAAAGTGGTTGGTATTCGCTACAATGGTCAGAATCTGGATTTAAACCGTGATGCGTTAAAGCTGGAATCTCCCGAGATAAGAGGTGTGATTGGAAATATCTTAAATAAATGGGATCCTGCCATAACAGTTGATTGTCATACTACCAATGGATCTTATCATGAAGAACCCATAACTTTTACGTGGATGATGAATCCCAATGGAGACAGACAATTAATTAACTATATGCGCGATAAGATGATGCCTGCTGTACATGAGCGACTCGGGAATCATTACAATACATTGAATTGCTTTTACGGAGAGTTTGTTGATCGCCTCGAACCACAAAAAGGATGGATAATGTATGCATCTGAGGGTCGATACCTTACGAATTACATTGGTGTTCGTAATCGACTGGCAATACTAAATGAAAACTATGTTTATGCCGATTATAAATCAAGAGTGCTGGGATGCTACAACTTATTATGGTCTATTCTGGATTATGCTATTGAGAATAAGACTGATATTAAAAAAATGTTGAATGAAGCTGATGAAAGAACCATTGCCCGTGCTTATCAGGAGGAAGTGCGTGATTCTTTTGCTTTGACTTTTAAAGGTCAGCCAACACCAGATACGGTAACTATTTTGGCATTTGAATCAGAATATTCGCATACCGAAAACGGCTGGAAGCAATACAAAAAAACAGATCGCAAGATAACAGTCAGTGCGCCTTATATTGCTGATTATTTTGCAGAGTCAACTATAGCATACCCAAAAGCATATGTTCTTAGTAATCCAATAAAAGAAGTTACAGATGTTTTGGATGTTCATGGAATTAAGTATGAATTGATTGCTGAGGATAAAGATATGGATGTAGAGGAATTTCAGTTTTCAGATATCAGTCCGGCTAAAAGACTCAACCAGGGACATTATCTAAATGAGATTGAAGGGAAATGGGTTGTATTAAACATGACTTTTTCAAAAGGATCTCTCATAATTCCAATGGATCAACCGCTGGCAAATGTGATATCGTACCTGTTGGAAGCTCAATCAGATGATGGTTTGTTGAAGTGGAATTTTTTCGATCGATATATCGTACCACAGTGGGGAAGCAATTATTATCCTTATCCTGTTTACAGGGTTGTTCAATAA